The following are encoded together in the Triticum dicoccoides isolate Atlit2015 ecotype Zavitan chromosome 6B, WEW_v2.0, whole genome shotgun sequence genome:
- the LOC119325379 gene encoding transcription termination factor MTERF4, chloroplastic-like, with protein MLRLRGRIVAHLLSFSSTSGPAISPLHRLLSASAAAGPISPNPGGFAVEDYLVDTCGLTRPQALKASTKLSHLKSPANPDAVLAFLAGVGLSGADVAPVVAKDPQLLCAKVDKTLAPVVDGLTGLGLSRSDIARLVLLTPGGFRRRAIVSRLHYYLPLFGSFDNLLRLLKRESNLLSIDLDKVVKPNVAFPRECGLGDCDIAKLCIRVPRLLTTNPEHVGAMVACAERLGVPRGSGMLRQALQAVAFLSEEKIAAKVDYLKNTFRWSDAEACVAVRKYPSVLRKSKESLKCRSEFLVSEVGFEPVSIAHQPVVLSLSLEGRLRPRYYVIKFLEENGLLHRDPSFFTAVKITEKVFVDKYISPHKEAAPHLAEDYATACKGEAPTNFIFRWTRNRL; from the coding sequence ATGCTCCGCCTCCGAGGGCGCAtcgttgcccatctcctctctttcTCCTCCACCTCTGGCCCGGCCATCTCCCCTCTCCACCGGCTCCTCTCCGCATCGGCAGCCGCCGGCCCCATTTCCCCGAACCCCGGTGGATTCGCCGTCGAGGACTACCTCGTCGACACCTGCGGGCTCACCCGGCCCCAAGCCCTCAAGGCCTCCACGAAGCTCTCCCACCTCAAGTCCCCCGCCAACCCCGACGCCGTCCttgccttcctcgccggcgtcggcctctccggcgccgacgTCGCCCCGGTTGTCGCCAAGGACCCGCAGCTCCTATGCGCCAAAGTGGACAAAACCCTGGCTCCGGTGGTCGATGGGCTCACCGGCCTCGGCCTGTCGCGTTCTGACATCGCCCGCCTCGTCTTGCTCACCCCCGGCGGCTTCCGCCGTAGAGCCATAGTCTCCAGGCTGCACTACTACCTGCCCCTCTTCGGCTCATTCGACAACTTACTCCGGCTGCTCAAGCGCGAATCCAACCTTCTCTCAATTGACCTTGACAAGGTGGTCAAACCCAATGTCGCGTTCCCGAGGGAGTGCGGGCTAGGTGATTGTGATATTGCCAAGCTGTGTATCCGTGTGCCGAGGTTGCTCACCACTAATCCGGAGCACGTCGGGGCGATGGTCGCATGTGCTGAAAGATTAGGTGTGCCCCGTGGCTCTGGGATGCTCAGGCAAGCGCTGCAGGCTGTCGCGTTTCTCAGCGAGGAGAAGATTGCCGCCAAAGTGGACTACTTGAAGAATACGTTCAGGTGGTCTGATGCCGAAGCTTGCGTTGCTGTGCGCAAGTATCCGAGTGTGTTGAGGAAGTCAAAGGAATCTCTGAAGTGCAGGTCTGAGTTCCTGGTCTCTGAGGTGGGATTTGAACCCGTGTCCATTGCTCATCAACCGGTAGTTCTCAGTCTTAGCTTGGAGGGCCGGCTCAGACCCCGGTACTATGTTATAAAGTTTCTCGAGGAAAATGGACTGCTACATCGTGACCCGAGCTTCTTTACTGCGGTCAAGATCACTGAGAAGGTATTTGTGGACAAGTACATATCCCCTCACAAGGAAGCTGCACCGCACCTCGCTGAAGACTATGCAACAGCTTGCAAAGGGGAAGCGCCAACTAATTTCATATTTAGATGGACCAGGAACAGGCTATGA